In Miscanthus floridulus cultivar M001 chromosome 5, ASM1932011v1, whole genome shotgun sequence, one genomic interval encodes:
- the LOC136455247 gene encoding uncharacterized protein, with product MVDQIIGPKRLTKLLMDGGSGLNIMYAKTLDMMGVDLMRLRPIQAPFHGFMPRKQAMPLKQIDLPITFGDPFNYRTKTLTFEVVGFPRTFHAILGRPCYAKFMAIPNYTYLKLKMLGPHMVITVGTSFQQAYECEVE from the coding sequence ATGGTCGACCAGATCATTGGCCCAAAGCGCCTCACCAAactactgatggacggaggcagcggcctcaacatcatgtacgcaaagacgCTTGACATGATGGGCGTCGACCTGATGCGCCTCCGCCCAATccaagcacctttccatggcttcatgcctaggaagcaggccatgccactcaaaCAGATAGATctacccattacctttggggaccCATTTAATTACAGGActaaaaccctcaccttcgaggtggttgggttccccagaaccttccacgcgatcctaggacgaccatgctacgcaaagttcatggccatccccaactacacatacctcaagctcaagatgttaggACCCCACAtggtcatcaccgttggcacctccttccagcaggcctatgagtgcgaggtcgagtga